From Sulfurovum zhangzhouensis, the proteins below share one genomic window:
- a CDS encoding helicase-related protein codes for MAKKKKKHFIKLNNKIRNYFQGLPFDEGITMMDDDKLIELVMFLEIPMARLERDEMIRALRRVWSEEGYKTREQIVSYLTQPYRAVPKGENVPTYIDKVERILQLLEGVEYTKDEENRILESFIDVRSSKITKDKVIAKLGYLRLKGRLHTLEKSLDVQFNSLNEMTFYESFTFCLKEHDFTKKLLCTSDPIHLEELWEKSDEEITALLSEIKEKVYQEKKTSLDIFLAHLKEYHHPYLTEEEMSKALKRMAPEDSLYHAPIEFETIEKILSNISKKYDVFESIDHIIIEKEKNYVLFGRTLFYMTSVSYEKTLLYSFIWRGEELPVKDELNDVNDRLLAHFKLAVEEVYEEMRQMCGTLKVDEEVIEGFIVRYLEAQVLSSRTLRVKEKSKRRILFHFGEYLKPLLAKQKREELLAKTIRDFKRLFPLARELKRKIIFHVGPTNSGKTYSALQALKDATTGYYLAPLRLLALEGYENLKAEGVHTSLITGEEEIIDEASTHISSTIEMMNSSVDVDVCVIDEIQMIADRDRGWAWANALIGAPAKTVILTGSSDALEAVTEICEYLEEELEVKHFERKNELVVMTDPTSIKQIEPKTAIVAFSRKEVLALKQRLSERYRVSVVYGNLSPEVRREEARRFREGESDILVATDAIAMGLNLPIKTILFAKDNKFDGLRRRELMPTEVKQIAGRAGRYGIEEKGYVGALDETILYTIDEAFHSPLPDLKLPFTVMASLEHVMLIGEILETDNILEILGFFADNMEFEGPFVAANIDSMLEIATIVSEYELDLKTRYYLSCAPASISSPYIESVFHRYIRQIEAGKKVLYIPPRDLPAFAQTNDMLLNAEDRVREISLYLWLSFKFPDLFEDTQKAVDARVRLNQFIEKSLQKGSFTKTCRKCGKVLDFSYRFSICDECHSKGSRGGFGAPKRGSYNRRRK; via the coding sequence GATGATCAGGGCACTCAGACGAGTCTGGAGTGAAGAGGGATACAAGACCAGAGAACAGATCGTCTCTTATCTTACCCAACCCTATAGAGCAGTACCAAAAGGTGAAAACGTACCTACCTATATAGATAAAGTGGAAAGGATACTTCAACTGCTTGAAGGTGTAGAATATACAAAAGATGAAGAGAACAGGATCCTGGAATCATTTATTGATGTACGTTCTTCCAAGATCACTAAAGACAAGGTCATTGCAAAACTTGGTTATCTACGACTTAAAGGGCGTTTGCATACTTTGGAGAAATCACTTGATGTACAGTTTAACAGTCTCAATGAAATGACATTCTATGAGAGTTTTACCTTTTGTTTAAAAGAGCATGACTTTACCAAAAAACTGTTGTGTACTTCAGATCCTATCCATTTAGAAGAGCTATGGGAAAAGAGTGATGAAGAGATCACTGCATTGCTCAGTGAGATAAAAGAGAAGGTCTATCAGGAGAAAAAAACATCGCTGGATATATTTCTTGCACACCTCAAAGAGTACCACCATCCTTACCTCACGGAAGAAGAGATGAGCAAAGCGTTAAAGCGCATGGCTCCCGAAGACAGCCTGTATCATGCACCTATAGAGTTCGAAACTATTGAAAAAATATTAAGTAATATTAGTAAAAAATATGATGTTTTTGAAAGTATTGATCATATCATTATAGAAAAAGAAAAGAACTATGTACTTTTTGGCAGAACCCTCTTCTATATGACCTCTGTATCTTATGAGAAAACTCTTCTTTACAGCTTTATCTGGCGCGGTGAAGAGCTCCCTGTCAAAGATGAACTCAACGATGTCAACGACAGGCTGCTTGCACACTTTAAACTTGCGGTCGAAGAGGTTTACGAAGAGATGCGTCAAATGTGCGGTACGCTCAAAGTAGATGAAGAAGTGATAGAAGGATTTATCGTTCGATATCTAGAAGCACAGGTTCTCTCATCACGTACATTGAGGGTCAAAGAGAAGTCCAAACGCCGTATACTCTTTCATTTCGGAGAATACCTCAAACCGCTGCTCGCGAAACAGAAACGTGAAGAGCTGTTGGCAAAAACAATCCGTGATTTCAAAAGGCTCTTCCCTCTTGCACGTGAACTTAAACGGAAGATTATTTTCCATGTAGGTCCTACAAATTCAGGAAAAACCTATAGCGCACTCCAAGCACTCAAAGATGCAACAACAGGATACTACTTGGCCCCACTGCGTCTACTTGCTCTGGAAGGATATGAAAACCTTAAAGCAGAGGGTGTACACACTTCGCTTATCACAGGAGAAGAAGAGATCATCGATGAAGCATCCACTCATATCTCCTCTACTATAGAGATGATGAACAGTAGCGTAGATGTGGATGTCTGTGTGATCGATGAAATACAGATGATCGCGGATAGAGACCGAGGATGGGCATGGGCAAACGCACTCATCGGTGCTCCGGCCAAAACTGTTATCCTGACAGGTTCTTCTGATGCACTTGAAGCAGTGACAGAAATATGCGAATACCTTGAAGAAGAACTTGAAGTCAAACACTTTGAACGCAAAAATGAACTCGTAGTGATGACCGACCCTACTTCTATCAAGCAAATAGAACCTAAAACAGCGATCGTTGCTTTCTCCCGGAAAGAGGTACTGGCTCTCAAACAGAGGCTCAGTGAACGCTACCGCGTCTCTGTAGTATACGGAAACCTTTCACCGGAAGTCAGACGTGAAGAAGCAAGGCGTTTTAGAGAAGGCGAGAGTGATATCCTGGTTGCAACCGATGCGATTGCTATGGGACTTAACCTTCCTATTAAAACGATACTCTTTGCTAAAGACAATAAATTTGACGGGCTAAGAAGACGTGAACTGATGCCAACAGAGGTCAAACAGATCGCCGGCCGTGCAGGTCGTTACGGTATCGAAGAAAAAGGATATGTTGGAGCACTGGATGAGACGATACTTTATACGATAGATGAAGCATTTCACTCTCCCCTGCCAGACCTGAAACTTCCATTTACAGTGATGGCCAGCTTGGAGCATGTCATGCTGATCGGAGAAATATTGGAGACTGACAATATCCTTGAAATCCTGGGCTTCTTTGCAGACAATATGGAGTTTGAAGGACCGTTTGTCGCAGCCAATATCGATTCAATGCTTGAAATCGCAACCATCGTAAGCGAATATGAGCTGGATCTTAAAACACGCTACTATCTTTCATGTGCACCGGCAAGTATATCCTCCCCGTATATAGAGTCGGTCTTTCACCGTTATATCAGACAGATCGAAGCAGGTAAAAAAGTGCTATACATTCCGCCAAGAGACCTTCCGGCCTTTGCACAGACCAATGACATGCTGCTTAATGCTGAAGATCGTGTTCGTGAGATATCTCTCTATTTATGGCTTAGTTTCAAATTCCCTGATCTCTTTGAAGATACACAAAAAGCGGTCGATGCAAGAGTAAGACTCAACCAGTTTATAGAAAAATCACTGCAAAAAGGAAGCTTCACCAAAACTTGTAGAAAATGTGGGAAAGTACTGGATTTCTCTTACCGTTTTTCCATCTGTGACGAGTGTCACAGCAAAGGTAGCAGAGGCGGTTTTGGTGCACCAAAACGTGGCAGTTATAACCGTCGAAGAAAATAA